The stretch of DNA ACTCTTGCCAAGAAATGACGCGGAGGTTGACACAAGTGTACAATATGGTCAGATTACCGTTCTTTGTTTGAGGGACTGCGCAGACTGGATCAGCATTAATCATATCTATTCTTATTTTACAGATGTCCACTTGTAGTCGCAGTAGACATGAATTTTAGAGGTCGGCAACCAACACCAGCTCTCCTTTATCgttcttctcaatcttGAAAGATTTGagaatctccttctcggaGATTTTCTTattcttcttgagatcctTGACAATTTTGTACATGGAGGTGGGCTTAGAAATGTCGAGGGGAGAATCAGAAGACTTGCTTCCctttctgtttctgtcctttctgtccttcttttctttcttgtccttgttttCCTCCACGGcagtcttctcctcctgcttgggCTTCTCGACAGGCTTGGCGGCAACAGGCTTGGGTGCTTGCTGCTGTGTCTGCTTTCCCTGCTGTGTCTTCTTTCCACGAAACAGGGCGCCCTCGTacttctcggcctcggaAATGCAAGAAGTATGCTTCACATGGTcgttgttgaagaaggtAGTGGAACAGTCGATGCAGGTGAAGTATGCTCCTCGGCACTGGCTCTGATGAGTGctgagcttcttcttgacgaTGGTGTCATTGCAAACCTGAGTTAGTTGTGATGATGTGTATGTGAGGTTTACAGCGTCTGATATATCTCAGCTGGATCTCTTCCGTAACCATGAGAAACACCTTTAGAGTCGACCAGTAGTCCTCGCCGCCTGAGACGACGCATAGGCAGGTTGTGGGTCCTGGCATCTCCTGTTTAGGTAACCGATACTCCAAGGCCACGTTAACCTATCGGTCCCTCTACTAACTTACTCACTTCACAAGAAAAGGAGACCATTTTTGGTTACGTTGTCGGTGGAAAAATATTCAACGTGTCGGTTTCAACTGATTCCAAAATTTCAGATTATGCATGAAGATATATTTTCAAATAAGGTTTGTATAAGGGTTCGGAGATAGTGTGCTAATTTGGGAGTATATCTCCGATGCACTTTTGATCATTAATGATCTCAGTGAATTGATACTGTTCATAATTGGAGCATGACATGTTTTGTACCACATCCGTAGCATTATTGTACAATCTTGCTGTTAGATATAATATGACGCGTCATCCCAAACATTCCCAACCATTTGATTTGAATCATGCCTGCACCAGTTTTAGCATCGCATTCCACTCGTGAAGGGTCCCGCGAAAAGCGGGGTAGTTGGTGGGTTTGTATATATTACTATGGGTATGGTCGTCGTCTATGTATAATACTTGCCTCATCCgtgtggttgttttttggcaACATGTTTTGCCACATGTGTGATGTTTGCCACACACTGTCAATGTGCATCCTCAATTGGGATGGCATATTGATGGATAAAAATTTACAAGCCGAtacttacaagtacattgtacttgcactaGAAGAGGTTATACTCCACTATCAGTAAGTTTCTGCCTTTCATAGTATTATTATCATCACCCAGGTTCTCACCTGGACTTTCCGTAGGTTGTGTGTATACTTTTTACCCCTCCATGTCCGACACAAACATAACCACACAACACTTACTAGAACCTTATTCGGCTTAGTAACATTTCCCACTGCCAAATAAACTCGCTGTACATGCACAgtgtttggttttttttgcgACAGCAATAgcaaaagcaaaaaaagagaatTTCGCTATTCAATCATCTGAATCGCACTGGAATCGTTGTCATTCAGCATACAGCAGGCTACGATGAAGCAAGATCGAACTAAACGACGACTGTATACTGGGCCTTACGACAACCCTGGTCGAACCAGCCGTATCGACAGTATGCAGCGCCATCAAGACCACCTTGGTGATCGAGGCACCGACGAGGGTCAAGCGACTCTCAAGTCGCTGGTTTCATCGCTATGGAGCAAGTTCCGAGGCAACTCGAACAGCAACACACGACAACGTCGCCATTCGGTGGCTATCGAGGAGGGTGACACAACAGCGGAAATCCAGAGACAGCAGCAAGAGAACCAACATCGGGTCGACAACAACGACACCAACGGCATCGAGGATGTCGTTATTGAAGAGGATGACGTTGAGGTTGTTGAAGTTGACACGGCCGCCTTTCAGGTAAGTACTTTAGGGTGTGATGGGCGATTTGAAACGCGTCCTTGTGATGGCAATGGCTTACCAGTACTAACTCAGTGGGTCAATGGAGATGCTGCATCCATCATTAACGCATACAAGGCTGCCATGCTAGAAAAGCAAGAGGTCGGACAACGCCCTGAGCGAAAGCGGCTGGCACTCGGATCGCCTGAGCGAgatgctgaggaggaggatgatgatTATATGACTGGAGCTCTTGTTTTGCATAAGGGAGACCAATACGACGACCGCAACGACGAACATTACTACTATAACAACAATGACGCGACGTCAAAGATGCTTTCCAAGTCTACTGCACAGAAGAAACAGCCCAACAGATACAAGGTGGCTATAGAGGCTAGAAGAGCGCCTGCCCGAATCTCCAAGAGACCCAAGTACGTGGATAGTGAAACTCAGACGTCATCAGTGCCTATTTCGCGACGGCTTCCATGGTCTGTCGATTTACAATCACTGCCCCAGGAGCGTATGTCTCGTCCGGGCTTTTATTCTGCCAACTTTGAGCTGTCGGA from Yarrowia lipolytica chromosome 1D, complete sequence encodes:
- a CDS encoding uncharacterized protein (Compare to YALI0D15818g, similar to Saccharomyces cerevisiae YCR087C-A; ancestral locus Anc_6.365, similar to DEHA0A13882g Debaryomyces hansenii IPF 7391.1 putative DNA-binding ptotein), with protein sequence MVSFSCEVCNDTIVKKKLSTHQSQCRGAYFTCIDCSTTFFNNDHVKHTSCISEAEKYEGALFRGKKTQQGKQTQQQAPKPVAAKPVEKPKQEEKTAVEENKDKKEKKDRKDRNRKGSKSSDSPLDISKPTSMYKIVKDLKKNKKISEKEILKSFKIEKNDKGELVLVADL